One genomic segment of Sminthopsis crassicaudata isolate SCR6 chromosome 2, ASM4859323v1, whole genome shotgun sequence includes these proteins:
- the NOLC1 gene encoding nucleolar and coiled-body phosphoprotein 1 isoform X5, producing MAEQDGLRVVPSDLFPLVLGFLRDNQFPEAASKFAKATGTAQQDPNATSLLDIYSFWLNRSSKTQKRKLQANGPVAKKAKKSTASGESSLKGEAKQSPTKKLANKPPGTSQPGKSAIPVKAAESSSSSSEDSSEEEESKNQKKSAQKEAKPPAKATKPSPKTAQPKKAESSSSDSDSDSDSDSDSDSISEDEATKKQKLKTPVKTPVKTPVKATAKTPVKTPVKTTAKPGTTPQVASKLSNGKAGKSSSSSSSSSSSSDSDEETAEAPPKKAVLKKPTPSKTPVKAASESSSSDDSSSEEEEEQKQKKKPIKAQQAGPYSSVPPPPCTQSKKVGGDQPPKKKVGENQTPKKKVAGDQTPKKKVAGDQLPKKKVAGDQLPKKKEESSDSSDSSEDSSEEETATAKAGGVKAVTPKSASAKATAVKTTTNKATKESSSDSDSDSSSEEEEKKPSQKAAPKPAVAVKATPKPAVTKKAAESSSDSSDSDSSEDESSARPAAGTKLATNQKPLPRKADSSSSEEESSSSEEEKQPATKTTAAGSKPKVGAKAAPSPASKAATQDSSSDSDSSSSEEEEPSSKVTKSKGATAAVPKPALAKKSKAESSSSSDSSSEEEEKPKLKKSPGLVANGSCLPVSQNGKSCAHKEEEEEAAKPAGSGKKRKKDASSDQEGTPLKVKKQKPQTPNTVPKTKKEEKKRASSPFRRVKSEEVEVDSRVADNSFDAKKGLKRPT from the exons ATGGCGGAGCAGGACGGGTTACGCGTGGTTCCTAGCGACTTGTTCCCTCTCGTGCTCGGTTTCCTGCGCGACAACCAGTTTCCGGAGGCGGCCAGCAAGTTCGCGAAGGCTACGGGAACT GCCCAACAGGACCCCAACGCCACTTCCCTTTTGGATATCTATAGTTTCTGGCTCAA taGATCTTCCAAAACTCAGAAGCGGAAGTTGCAGGCTAACGGACCAGTGGCAAAGAAAGCTAAGAAATCCACTGCTTCTGGTGAGAGCAGTCTTAAAGGAGAGGCCAAACAATCTCCAACCAAGAAACTAG CCAACAAGCCACCTGGTACATCTCAGCCTGGGAAGTCAGCCATTCCTGTCAAAGCAGCAGagagtagtagtagcagcagtgaGGACTCCagtgaggaagaagaaagcaaaaaccAGAAGAAGTCTGCACAG AAGGAAGCCAAGCCCCCAGCCAAGGCCACCAAACCTTCTCCCAAGACAGCTCAGCCTAAGAAAGCTGAAAGCTCCAGCTCTGACTCTGACTCCGACTCCGATTCTGACTCTGACTCTGACTCCATCTCAGAGGATGAAGCCACCAAGAAACAGAAACTTAAGACCCCAGTCAAGACCCCTGTCAAGACCCCTGTCAAAGCCACAGCTAAGACTCCAGTTAAGACTCCAGTTAAGACCACAGCTAAGCCAg GCACGACTCCCCAGGTTGCCTCAAAATTATCCAATGGCAAAGCTggtaaaagcagcagcagcagcagcagcagtagcagcagcagtgacTCAGATGAAGAGACAGCTGAGGCTCCACCCAAAAAG GCTGTCCTGAAGAAGCCAACTCCATCCAAGACCCCTGTGAAAGCTGCCTCAGAGAGTTCCAGCAGTGATGATTCCTCtagtgaggaagaagaggaacagaagcagaagaaaaaaccCATCAAGGCCCAGCAGG CAGGTCCATACAGTTCCGTCCCCCCACCCCCTTGTACCCAGTCAAAGAAGGTGGGAGGGGACCAACCTCCCAAGAAGAAGGTGGGAGAgaaccaaactcccaagaagaAGGTGGCAGGGGACCAgaccccaaaaaagaaggtggCAGGGGACCAGCTTCCCAAGAAGAAAGTGGCAGGGGACCAACTccccaagaagaaggaggaaagcaGTGACTCTTCTGATAGCAGTGAGGATAGCAGTGAGGAGGAAACAGCCACAG CTAAAGCAGGAGGGGTCAAAGCTGTCACACCTAAGTCTGCATCAGCCAAGGCCACAGCAGTCAAGACTACGACAAACAAGGCTACAAAGGAATCCAGTTCAGACAGTGACTCAG ATTCTAGctcagaggaggaagagaagaaacctTCCCAGAAAGCAGCCCCTAAACCTGCTGTTGCTGTTAAGGCTACTCCCAAGCCAGCTGTGACAAAAAAAGCTGCTGAAAGCTCTTCAGACAGCTCAG ACTCTGACAGCTCTGAGGATGAATCATCAGCTAGGCCAGCTGCGGGCACAAAGCTGGCCACCAATCAGAAGCCTTTGCCCAGGAAAGCAGATAGCAGCTCTAGTGAAGAGGAAAGCAGTTCTAGTGAGGAAGAGAAGCAGCCAGCGACAAAGACTACAGCAGCTGGCTCCAAACCCAAGGTGGGGGCCAAGGCAGCTCCATCTCCAGCATCCAAAGCAGCCACCCAAGATAGCAGTTCCGACTCAGACAGCTCCAGCAGTGAAGAGGAGGAACCATCAAGCAAAGTGACTAAGTCCAAGGGGGCCACTGCTGCTGTTCCTAAACCTGCTTTGGCCAAAAAATCGAAGGCCGAGAGTAGTTCATCTTCTGACAGTTCCagtgaagaggaggaaaaacCAAAACTTAAAAAGAGCCCAGGCTTGGTGGCCAATGGATCTTGCCTTCCAGTATCCCAGAATGGGAAGAGTTGTGCAcacaaggaggaggaagaggaagcagCCAAGCCAG CAGGCtctgggaagaaaaggaaaaaggatgctAGCTCTGACCAAGAAGGCACTCCTCTTAAGGTGAAGAAACAAAAGCCTCAGACCCCAAACACGGTTCCCAAGACAAAGAAG gaagagaaaaaaagggcatCCTCCCCTTTCCGGAGAGTTAAGTCCGAGGAAGTTGAGGTCGATTCTCGGGTGGCAGACAACTCTTTTGATGCCAAG aaaggcctgaagagacctacatga
- the NOLC1 gene encoding nucleolar and coiled-body phosphoprotein 1 isoform X1 produces MAEQDGLRVVPSDLFPLVLGFLRDNQFPEAASKFAKATGTAQQDPNATSLLDIYSFWLNRSSKTQKRKLQANGPVAKKAKKSTASGESSLKGEAKQSPTKKLANKPPGTSQPGKSAIPVKAAESSSSSSEDSSEEEESKNQKKSAQKEAKPPAKATKPSPKTAQPKKAESSSSDSDSDSDSDSDSDSISEDEATKKQKLKTPVKTPVKTPVKATAKTPVKTPVKTTAKPGTTPQVASKLSNGKAGKSSSSSSSSSSSSDSDEETAEAPPKKAVLKKPTPSKTPVKAASESSSSDDSSSEEEEEQKQKKKPIKAQQAGPYSSVPPPPCTQSKKVGGDQPPKKKVGENQTPKKKVAGDQTPKKKVAGDQLPKKKVAGDQLPKKKEESSDSSDSSEDSSEEETATAKAGGVKAVTPKSASAKATAVKTTTNKATKESSSDSDSDSSSEEEEKKPSQKAAPKPAVAVKATPKPAVTKKAAESSSDSSDSDSSEDESSARPAAGTKLATNQKPLPRKADSSSSEEESSSSEEEKQPATKTTAAGSKPKVGAKAAPSPASKAATQDSSSDSDSSSSEEEEPSSKVTKSKGATAAVPKPALAKKSKAESSSSSDSSSEEEEKPKLKKSPGLVANGSCLPVSQNGKSCAHKEEEEEAAKPAGSGKKRKKDASSDQEGTPLKVKKQKPQTPNTVPKTKKEEKKRASSPFRRVKSEEVEVDSRVADNSFDAKRGAAGDWGEKANQVLKFTKGKSFRHEKTKKKRGSYRGGAISTEVNSVKFESD; encoded by the exons ATGGCGGAGCAGGACGGGTTACGCGTGGTTCCTAGCGACTTGTTCCCTCTCGTGCTCGGTTTCCTGCGCGACAACCAGTTTCCGGAGGCGGCCAGCAAGTTCGCGAAGGCTACGGGAACT GCCCAACAGGACCCCAACGCCACTTCCCTTTTGGATATCTATAGTTTCTGGCTCAA taGATCTTCCAAAACTCAGAAGCGGAAGTTGCAGGCTAACGGACCAGTGGCAAAGAAAGCTAAGAAATCCACTGCTTCTGGTGAGAGCAGTCTTAAAGGAGAGGCCAAACAATCTCCAACCAAGAAACTAG CCAACAAGCCACCTGGTACATCTCAGCCTGGGAAGTCAGCCATTCCTGTCAAAGCAGCAGagagtagtagtagcagcagtgaGGACTCCagtgaggaagaagaaagcaaaaaccAGAAGAAGTCTGCACAG AAGGAAGCCAAGCCCCCAGCCAAGGCCACCAAACCTTCTCCCAAGACAGCTCAGCCTAAGAAAGCTGAAAGCTCCAGCTCTGACTCTGACTCCGACTCCGATTCTGACTCTGACTCTGACTCCATCTCAGAGGATGAAGCCACCAAGAAACAGAAACTTAAGACCCCAGTCAAGACCCCTGTCAAGACCCCTGTCAAAGCCACAGCTAAGACTCCAGTTAAGACTCCAGTTAAGACCACAGCTAAGCCAg GCACGACTCCCCAGGTTGCCTCAAAATTATCCAATGGCAAAGCTggtaaaagcagcagcagcagcagcagcagtagcagcagcagtgacTCAGATGAAGAGACAGCTGAGGCTCCACCCAAAAAG GCTGTCCTGAAGAAGCCAACTCCATCCAAGACCCCTGTGAAAGCTGCCTCAGAGAGTTCCAGCAGTGATGATTCCTCtagtgaggaagaagaggaacagaagcagaagaaaaaaccCATCAAGGCCCAGCAGG CAGGTCCATACAGTTCCGTCCCCCCACCCCCTTGTACCCAGTCAAAGAAGGTGGGAGGGGACCAACCTCCCAAGAAGAAGGTGGGAGAgaaccaaactcccaagaagaAGGTGGCAGGGGACCAgaccccaaaaaagaaggtggCAGGGGACCAGCTTCCCAAGAAGAAAGTGGCAGGGGACCAACTccccaagaagaaggaggaaagcaGTGACTCTTCTGATAGCAGTGAGGATAGCAGTGAGGAGGAAACAGCCACAG CTAAAGCAGGAGGGGTCAAAGCTGTCACACCTAAGTCTGCATCAGCCAAGGCCACAGCAGTCAAGACTACGACAAACAAGGCTACAAAGGAATCCAGTTCAGACAGTGACTCAG ATTCTAGctcagaggaggaagagaagaaacctTCCCAGAAAGCAGCCCCTAAACCTGCTGTTGCTGTTAAGGCTACTCCCAAGCCAGCTGTGACAAAAAAAGCTGCTGAAAGCTCTTCAGACAGCTCAG ACTCTGACAGCTCTGAGGATGAATCATCAGCTAGGCCAGCTGCGGGCACAAAGCTGGCCACCAATCAGAAGCCTTTGCCCAGGAAAGCAGATAGCAGCTCTAGTGAAGAGGAAAGCAGTTCTAGTGAGGAAGAGAAGCAGCCAGCGACAAAGACTACAGCAGCTGGCTCCAAACCCAAGGTGGGGGCCAAGGCAGCTCCATCTCCAGCATCCAAAGCAGCCACCCAAGATAGCAGTTCCGACTCAGACAGCTCCAGCAGTGAAGAGGAGGAACCATCAAGCAAAGTGACTAAGTCCAAGGGGGCCACTGCTGCTGTTCCTAAACCTGCTTTGGCCAAAAAATCGAAGGCCGAGAGTAGTTCATCTTCTGACAGTTCCagtgaagaggaggaaaaacCAAAACTTAAAAAGAGCCCAGGCTTGGTGGCCAATGGATCTTGCCTTCCAGTATCCCAGAATGGGAAGAGTTGTGCAcacaaggaggaggaagaggaagcagCCAAGCCAG CAGGCtctgggaagaaaaggaaaaaggatgctAGCTCTGACCAAGAAGGCACTCCTCTTAAGGTGAAGAAACAAAAGCCTCAGACCCCAAACACGGTTCCCAAGACAAAGAAG gaagagaaaaaaagggcatCCTCCCCTTTCCGGAGAGTTAAGTCCGAGGAAGTTGAGGTCGATTCTCGGGTGGCAGACAACTCTTTTGATGCCAAG cGGGGTGCAGCTGGAGATTGGGGAGAAAAAGCCAATCAGGTCCTGAAGTTCACCAAAGGCAAGTCCTTTCGTCATGAGAAGACCAAGAAGAAGAGGGGCAGCTACCGGGGTGGGGCCATCTCCACCGAAGTCAACTCTGTTAAATTTGAAAGTGACTGA